In the Alteromonas sp. M12 genome, one interval contains:
- a CDS encoding DUF3466 family protein translates to MKMNRLASGLTLCALTICSAQAAKYTVVELPLRDKGINSYARAINDRGEVAASIANPFNPPIDVDLINFESEALINTLTDADGASVGNINDDDLLILYSFITSDATTTNIFYPQSNDSTNPFLQQIATVQSYVLENTEVEEKIGFDVIEQDLQGLTKSADTLATGINNFSAIVGFGEAPFQKINYRNENGLNLKYHVQDFLVRGFMDINGVTIEVPPIEDLLGGISVANDINDSFEVAGYGSVDVIDGFDDVVDLCDDKEARGDIPQEYCLRQLRDEYQGRVRSKLANSLGNRDPVDETFLRRAIIWEFSSSGELLNSRELGTILEPAPGDTRFYESRANAINNNGIAVGVSNDFYQDSQTVVINKAAVFDGDDVHGFISDEEYLESTALDINDNDVVVGYANKIITSATRNKFFVYDYRGDVLSFPDDFFESSSSIARGINNNGLVVGEGEVDTDLIGSRRKEAFLYDINTEEFTNINDLLSCDTPYTIVQGIDINDNDEITATAVIYRERTAINGELALDARGNTIFQNMSVAVKLVPIPGGSIDDCHLIKETVERKGGSLYYLLGLALFVFGGRLRQKFKA, encoded by the coding sequence ATGAAAATGAATCGGCTGGCCTCTGGGCTAACCCTTTGTGCGCTAACCATTTGTTCAGCGCAAGCAGCAAAATATACAGTTGTGGAATTACCTTTAAGAGATAAAGGGATTAACAGCTATGCTAGAGCAATTAATGATCGAGGGGAAGTCGCAGCATCGATTGCTAACCCTTTTAATCCGCCAATAGATGTTGATTTAATTAACTTTGAAAGCGAAGCATTAATTAATACGTTAACAGATGCAGATGGCGCATCTGTGGGCAATATTAATGATGATGACTTACTGATTTTATATAGTTTCATCACTTCCGACGCTACAACGACTAACATCTTTTACCCACAAAGTAATGATTCAACCAATCCCTTTCTACAACAAATTGCAACTGTGCAAAGTTATGTATTGGAAAATACTGAAGTAGAAGAAAAAATTGGCTTCGATGTCATCGAACAAGATCTTCAAGGTTTAACAAAAAGTGCTGATACTTTGGCCACCGGAATTAATAACTTTTCTGCTATCGTAGGTTTTGGAGAAGCTCCATTCCAAAAAATCAACTACCGAAATGAAAACGGCTTGAACCTAAAATACCACGTTCAAGATTTCCTCGTTCGTGGTTTTATGGATATCAACGGTGTCACAATCGAAGTTCCTCCCATTGAAGATCTGTTGGGAGGGATAAGTGTTGCAAATGATATCAATGATAGTTTTGAAGTCGCTGGATATGGATCTGTGGATGTTATCGACGGCTTTGATGACGTTGTGGATTTATGTGACGACAAAGAAGCAAGAGGCGACATTCCTCAAGAATACTGTTTAAGGCAACTCCGTGATGAATATCAAGGCAGAGTGCGGTCAAAACTCGCTAATTCCTTGGGTAATCGCGATCCAGTTGACGAAACATTTTTGCGTAGGGCGATCATTTGGGAGTTTAGTTCAAGCGGAGAACTTCTAAATAGTAGAGAGCTGGGCACAATATTAGAACCTGCACCTGGTGATACTAGGTTCTATGAAAGCCGCGCTAATGCCATCAATAATAATGGCATCGCAGTAGGCGTTTCTAATGACTTTTATCAGGATTCACAGACGGTAGTGATAAACAAAGCTGCTGTTTTTGATGGAGACGATGTGCATGGATTCATCAGTGATGAAGAATATTTAGAAAGTACCGCTTTAGATATAAATGATAATGACGTTGTCGTTGGTTATGCCAATAAAATTATCACCTCAGCGACTCGTAATAAATTTTTTGTTTATGATTATCGTGGTGACGTTCTTAGTTTCCCGGACGACTTCTTTGAAAGCTCGTCAAGTATTGCCAGAGGCATCAACAACAACGGTTTAGTTGTTGGGGAAGGTGAGGTAGACACAGATTTGATCGGTAGCCGTCGAAAAGAAGCTTTTCTTTACGATATCAATACTGAAGAGTTTACCAATATAAACGATTTATTAAGCTGTGATACCCCTTATACCATCGTGCAAGGCATTGATATTAACGATAACGATGAAATTACCGCAACAGCAGTGATATATCGCGAGCGCACCGCCATTAATGGCGAGTTAGCACTAGATGCTCGTGGTAATACGATTTTCCAGAATATGTCTGTGGCAGTTAAATTAGTGCCTATTCCAGGCGGTAGTATAGATGATTGTCATCTAATTAAAGAGACTGTTGAGCGTAAAGGTGGCAGTTTATATTATCTATTGGGACTTGCTTTGTTCGTCTTCGGTGGTCGGTTAAGACAAAAATTTAAAGCCTAA
- the rmf gene encoding ribosome modulation factor, producing MKRQKRDKLSRAHSKGYQAGISGRSKEICPFQTTESRSEWLGGWREAIEDRNIGLNSR from the coding sequence ATGAAAAGACAAAAACGCGACAAACTTTCCCGTGCTCATTCAAAAGGCTATCAAGCAGGTATTTCAGGGCGTTCTAAAGAAATCTGTCCATTTCAAACAACTGAATCTCGTTCCGAGTGGTTAGGAGGATGGCGAGAGGCTATCGAAGACCGTAATATTGGTTTAAACAGCCGTTAG
- the fabA gene encoding 3-hydroxyacyl-[acyl-carrier-protein] dehydratase FabA: MSNFKSSFSREDLLACSQGELFGPGNSQLPAPNMLMMDRIVTISETGGKYDKGYILAELDISPDLWFFDCHFPGDPVMPGCLGLDAMWQLVGFFLGWCGGPGKGRALGVGEVKFTGQILPTAKKVTYKINMKRVIKRKLYMGMADGVVEVDGREIYAAENLKVGLFQDTSSF, encoded by the coding sequence ATGAGTAATTTTAAATCAAGTTTTAGCCGTGAAGATCTCTTAGCATGTAGTCAAGGGGAGCTTTTCGGGCCAGGTAATAGTCAATTACCCGCTCCGAATATGCTTATGATGGACCGTATTGTAACGATAAGCGAAACAGGCGGAAAATACGATAAAGGGTATATTTTAGCCGAGTTAGATATTTCTCCTGATCTTTGGTTTTTCGATTGTCACTTTCCTGGTGATCCAGTTATGCCTGGTTGCTTAGGACTCGATGCAATGTGGCAGTTAGTTGGATTTTTCTTAGGATGGTGTGGCGGACCAGGTAAAGGACGTGCCTTAGGTGTTGGTGAAGTCAAATTTACTGGGCAAATTCTTCCTACAGCCAAAAAAGTTACCTATAAAATTAATATGAAGCGGGTAATAAAACGTAAATTGTATATGGGAATGGCTGACGGTGTTGTTGAGGTGGATGGCAGAGAAATCTACGCTGCTGAAAACCTAAAAGTTGGTTTATTTCAAGACACTAGTAGTTTCTAG
- a CDS encoding transporter substrate-binding domain-containing protein: protein MATKSTAKYILHSSVSPEFPNGLHAQYLHYMADKLNADLVITPLSFGRRLVELRNGHLDLVVGVHHYAAPDQGFIILQPSYESIQNTLFVKLEDKYRLSSFEEFKQSTFAVTIRGNYFPELSLTERPQTVKVSTLKQKIGLLEKGRVDGFVHFAHSTNKLLETVKSEVTIVPALYQPEAQRNYFFGLSKSSKFTERQAEIEQIIRTAKQNGDFKRIREQYYAD from the coding sequence ATGGCAACAAAGAGCACAGCGAAATATATATTACACTCTTCCGTTTCGCCAGAATTTCCCAACGGATTGCATGCACAGTATTTACATTATATGGCGGATAAATTGAATGCCGATCTTGTCATAACACCATTATCTTTTGGTCGTCGATTAGTTGAACTCAGGAATGGTCATTTAGATTTAGTGGTTGGAGTCCACCATTATGCTGCGCCGGATCAGGGCTTCATTATTTTGCAACCGAGTTACGAATCAATTCAAAACACCTTATTCGTGAAGTTAGAAGATAAATATCGATTATCTTCTTTTGAGGAATTTAAACAATCCACTTTTGCGGTTACTATTCGCGGGAATTATTTTCCTGAACTGAGCTTAACTGAAAGGCCGCAAACAGTAAAAGTATCTACATTAAAACAAAAAATAGGTTTACTAGAAAAAGGGAGGGTAGACGGTTTTGTGCATTTTGCTCACAGTACCAATAAGTTATTGGAAACCGTAAAAAGTGAAGTAACTATTGTACCTGCACTCTATCAGCCAGAAGCTCAGCGCAATTACTTTTTTGGGCTAAGTAAATCTTCTAAATTTACCGAAAGACAAGCAGAGATTGAACAAATAATTAGAACAGCTAAACAAAACGGAGATTTTAAAAGAATCAGAGAACAATATTACGCTGATTAA
- the acnA gene encoding aconitate hydratase AcnA — MDSSSKYQSTLSVDGKNYLFYDINKAVSAEQLQRLPLTAKLLLENLLRHSHNDFVQTEDIDALIKWDNNAASSTEIAFVPSRVILQDFTGVPAVVDLAAMRDAMNDLGGDPKKINPLKPVDLVIDHSIMVDEYGSKDAFKHNTAIEVKRNKERYQFLKWGQKAFNNFKVVPPGKGIVHQVNLEYLARVTFAQDSEDPDVSNKVLFPDTLVGTDSHTTMINGLGVMGWGVGGIEAEAAMLGQPVTMLIPEVVAMELTGKLAPGVTATDMVLAVTQQLREFGVVGKFVEFIGEGIQHLTVADRATIANMSPEYGATCGLFPIDEQTVTYLRLTGRSEEQIEYITQYNKAQKMWGSDSLSEAQYHDKLQLDLSSIVPSIAGPKRPQDRIALNDAASSFKKWVSDQSDLKIAPKDTIEGRYENEGGQGQEPISKKVECQYNGESFDIEDGAIVIAAITSCTNTSNPSVLVAAGLLAKNANKLGLHVHPWVKTSFAPGSQVVTEYLDKAELTEELNQLGFNLVGYGCTTCIGNSGPLPNPISKAINSGDLTVSSVLSGNRNFEGRIHPEVKTNYLASPPLVVAYALAGNMNIDLTSEPLGTSKDGKPIYLRDIWPSNEEIAEIVEKVVDKSMFTEKYGAIYDGGEIWNDLEAVDSDIYDWPESTYVKRPPFFEKMTAKATDIDPIEGAKCLLKLGDSVTTDHISPAGTIGLDTPAAKYLQRQNVNKTDFNSYGSRRGNHEVMMRGTFANVRLKNQLAPGTEGGWTRLQPESEEMTVFEAAEVYKSRGTPTIVIAGKEYGTGSSRDWAAKGPLMLGIKAVIAQSYERIHRSNLIGMGILPLQFKSGQSAETYKLDGTETYDIDAISSDQKSVVVNVHRANKQPFSFDADIRIDTPNEFEYFKHGGILQFVIRKLL; from the coding sequence ATGGATTCATCTTCAAAGTATCAATCTACTCTTTCTGTTGACGGTAAAAATTACCTTTTTTACGACATTAATAAAGCTGTTTCAGCTGAACAACTTCAACGCCTTCCATTAACTGCAAAGTTGCTTCTGGAGAATCTACTCCGGCATAGTCATAACGATTTTGTACAAACAGAAGATATTGATGCCTTAATAAAATGGGATAATAACGCCGCCTCATCCACCGAGATTGCCTTTGTCCCTTCCCGAGTGATTTTACAAGACTTTACCGGTGTTCCAGCTGTTGTAGATTTAGCTGCAATGCGAGATGCTATGAATGATTTAGGAGGGGATCCTAAAAAAATCAATCCGTTAAAGCCGGTCGACTTGGTGATCGATCACTCAATTATGGTGGATGAGTACGGCAGTAAAGATGCGTTTAAACATAACACTGCAATTGAAGTAAAAAGAAACAAAGAGCGCTATCAATTTTTAAAATGGGGACAAAAAGCTTTTAACAATTTCAAAGTTGTGCCGCCAGGAAAAGGCATTGTTCACCAAGTCAATCTAGAATATTTGGCTCGTGTCACCTTTGCACAAGATAGTGAAGATCCCGATGTTAGTAATAAAGTTCTGTTTCCAGACACTTTAGTTGGCACCGATTCACATACCACTATGATAAATGGACTTGGCGTCATGGGCTGGGGCGTAGGCGGCATCGAGGCAGAGGCTGCCATGTTAGGACAGCCAGTGACAATGCTAATTCCTGAAGTCGTTGCAATGGAATTGACCGGCAAGCTTGCACCTGGGGTCACCGCTACCGATATGGTCCTGGCGGTTACTCAGCAGTTGCGTGAGTTTGGGGTGGTAGGGAAGTTTGTTGAGTTTATCGGTGAAGGTATTCAACATTTGACGGTCGCAGACAGAGCAACTATTGCAAATATGTCGCCCGAATACGGAGCCACATGCGGTTTGTTTCCAATCGATGAACAAACGGTAACCTATTTAAGGTTAACCGGTCGCAGCGAAGAACAGATAGAGTACATTACGCAATATAACAAAGCGCAAAAAATGTGGGGCTCAGATAGCCTAAGTGAAGCCCAATACCATGATAAATTACAATTAGACTTATCCAGCATAGTTCCATCTATTGCTGGGCCCAAAAGACCCCAAGATAGAATTGCCCTTAATGATGCTGCCAGTAGCTTTAAAAAATGGGTGTCGGATCAATCTGATCTGAAAATAGCGCCAAAGGATACCATCGAAGGCCGCTATGAAAATGAAGGCGGGCAGGGGCAAGAGCCCATTAGTAAAAAGGTCGAATGCCAATACAATGGTGAAAGCTTTGACATCGAAGATGGTGCTATCGTCATCGCAGCAATAACAAGCTGCACTAATACCTCGAATCCATCTGTGTTAGTCGCCGCAGGATTATTGGCTAAAAATGCCAATAAATTGGGCTTGCATGTTCATCCTTGGGTAAAAACCAGCTTTGCCCCAGGTTCACAAGTTGTGACAGAGTATTTAGATAAGGCTGAGTTAACTGAAGAGCTGAATCAACTAGGCTTTAACCTTGTGGGATATGGTTGCACAACCTGTATCGGCAATTCAGGTCCTCTTCCGAATCCTATATCGAAAGCGATCAATTCAGGGGATCTCACAGTCTCTTCGGTTCTTTCAGGCAACCGTAATTTTGAAGGTCGCATTCACCCAGAAGTCAAAACAAACTATCTAGCATCTCCACCTCTTGTTGTTGCTTATGCGCTTGCAGGTAACATGAATATAGATCTGACCTCAGAACCCCTAGGCACCAGCAAAGATGGAAAACCTATTTACTTAAGAGATATATGGCCGAGTAATGAGGAAATAGCCGAGATTGTCGAAAAAGTAGTGGATAAAAGCATGTTTACTGAAAAGTATGGCGCTATCTATGACGGTGGAGAGATTTGGAATGACCTCGAAGCGGTTGATTCCGATATTTATGATTGGCCAGAATCAACCTATGTAAAACGCCCGCCATTTTTTGAAAAAATGACAGCGAAGGCTACCGATATTGACCCCATTGAAGGTGCTAAGTGTCTTCTAAAATTAGGTGATAGTGTAACTACTGATCATATTTCACCAGCTGGCACTATTGGATTAGATACTCCAGCAGCAAAATATCTACAGCGACAAAACGTCAATAAAACGGATTTTAATTCCTATGGTTCACGACGTGGTAATCATGAGGTCATGATGCGAGGCACCTTTGCAAATGTGCGTTTAAAAAATCAACTTGCACCTGGAACCGAAGGTGGATGGACTCGTTTGCAGCCAGAGTCTGAGGAAATGACCGTATTTGAAGCCGCTGAAGTTTATAAAAGTCGTGGAACGCCAACTATCGTTATTGCAGGCAAGGAATATGGAACTGGAAGCTCTAGAGATTGGGCTGCAAAAGGACCTTTAATGCTAGGAATCAAAGCCGTTATTGCCCAAAGTTATGAGCGGATCCATAGATCAAATTTAATTGGAATGGGCATATTACCATTACAATTTAAATCAGGACAAAGTGCAGAAACTTACAAGCTAGATGGCACTGAAACCTACGACATTGATGCTATATCCAGTGATCAGAAGAGTGTCGTGGTCAATGTTCACCGCGCCAATAAACAACCCTTTAGTTTTGATGCTGACATTCGCATCGATACTCCCAACGAGTTTGAATATTTCAAACATGGCGGAATCCTGCAGTTCGTGATCAGAAAACTGTTGTAA
- a CDS encoding GMC family oxidoreductase, whose protein sequence is MKTNEYDAIVVGSGISGGWAAKELCEKGLKVLMLERGKNVEHIKDYKNAHKEVWDFPHRDLATQDMKQDYPVLSRDYPLNESTFGMWANEKDAPYTEDKRFDWFRGYHVGGRSLLWGRQSYRLNAEDFEANQKEGVAVDWPIRYEDLSDWYDYVERFAGISGNRDGLDVLPDGIYQPAMALNCVEKEVAKRIKKAFKGTRHLIPGRTANMTEAKPSEGRTGCQYRNKCWYGCPFGAYFSTQSSTLPAAVKTGNLTLRPFSIVKEIIYDKDKKRATGVMIIDAQTNQTIEYNSKIVFVNASALNSAWLLMNSATDIWQGGLGSSSGELGHNVMDHHFRAGASAEVEGFDDKYYYGRRPSGFYVPRYRNWGSDSRDYLRGFGYQGGASRQGWGRDVAEMGIGANLKEQISEPGAWRIGMTAFGEMLPDHKNRIYLNHKVTDKWGLPVLAMDVEIKENEYRMRKDMQQDAIDFFDAAKLKNIEGFDAGYYPGMGIHEMGTARMGRDPKTSVLNGNNQVWDALNVFVTDGACMTSASCVNPSLTYMALTARAAAFAVEELKKGNL, encoded by the coding sequence ATGAAGACAAACGAATATGATGCAATAGTCGTGGGCTCCGGAATTAGTGGTGGTTGGGCGGCCAAAGAACTGTGTGAAAAAGGTTTAAAGGTTTTGATGTTAGAACGAGGTAAAAACGTAGAACACATCAAAGACTATAAAAACGCTCACAAAGAAGTATGGGACTTCCCCCATAGAGATTTAGCAACCCAAGACATGAAACAAGACTACCCGGTGCTTAGTCGTGATTATCCATTAAATGAGTCAACTTTTGGTATGTGGGCGAATGAGAAAGATGCCCCCTATACCGAAGATAAAAGGTTTGATTGGTTTCGTGGATACCATGTGGGAGGGCGTTCTTTATTGTGGGGACGTCAAAGTTATCGATTAAATGCAGAAGACTTCGAAGCCAATCAAAAAGAGGGCGTAGCAGTGGATTGGCCGATTCGTTATGAAGATCTCTCTGACTGGTATGACTATGTGGAAAGATTTGCAGGAATTAGCGGAAATCGTGACGGTTTAGATGTTTTACCTGACGGGATATATCAACCTGCCATGGCGTTAAATTGTGTTGAAAAAGAAGTCGCCAAGCGAATTAAAAAAGCTTTTAAAGGAACTCGTCATCTAATTCCCGGTAGAACGGCCAATATGACAGAAGCGAAACCCAGTGAAGGTAGGACAGGCTGCCAATATCGCAATAAATGTTGGTACGGGTGTCCATTTGGTGCCTATTTTAGTACTCAGTCTTCAACATTGCCGGCCGCCGTTAAAACCGGCAATTTAACTTTGCGCCCATTTTCCATTGTAAAAGAAATAATCTACGACAAAGATAAAAAACGTGCCACAGGCGTAATGATCATAGATGCCCAGACTAATCAAACAATCGAATACAACAGTAAAATCGTGTTTGTTAATGCATCTGCACTAAACTCTGCCTGGTTATTAATGAATTCTGCTACTGACATTTGGCAGGGAGGACTTGGCAGCAGTAGTGGTGAATTAGGTCACAATGTTATGGACCATCATTTTCGCGCAGGGGCCTCGGCTGAGGTTGAAGGTTTCGATGATAAATATTATTACGGACGCCGACCCAGTGGCTTTTATGTTCCTCGCTACCGAAATTGGGGGAGTGATAGCAGAGACTACTTAAGAGGCTTTGGTTATCAAGGCGGTGCTAGCCGTCAAGGCTGGGGGCGGGATGTTGCGGAAATGGGTATTGGAGCGAATTTAAAAGAACAAATCAGTGAACCTGGAGCTTGGCGGATCGGTATGACTGCGTTCGGAGAAATGTTACCTGACCATAAAAATCGGATCTATTTAAACCATAAAGTAACAGACAAATGGGGGTTACCGGTTTTAGCCATGGACGTTGAAATTAAGGAAAATGAGTATCGAATGCGCAAAGACATGCAACAAGATGCAATCGATTTTTTTGATGCTGCAAAGTTAAAGAATATTGAAGGCTTTGATGCAGGCTATTACCCAGGAATGGGAATTCATGAAATGGGAACTGCGCGTATGGGCAGAGATCCCAAAACCTCGGTGTTAAATGGAAATAATCAGGTTTGGGACGCACTAAACGTGTTTGTAACTGATGGAGCATGTATGACTTCTGCATCTTGCGTCAATCCGTCATTAACCTATATGGCATTGACCGCTAGAGCTGCCGCTTTTGCAGTGGAAGAACTTAAAAAAGGGAATTTGTAA
- a CDS encoding gluconate 2-dehydrogenase subunit 3 family protein, whose amino-acid sequence MQRRELLKMIAAATGTAFIGGQSLAYDLRPKVSLTDTSFNQEDVILFNQLGETIIPQTDTPGAKQANVGLTIAIIITDCYTAEEQQIFKKGLIEIEKQASDEFNQAFLLLSANQQTQLLTKLDTEAKQYIHQNKQQIANKSVPIHYFTMLKQLVLFSFFSSELAATKVLRHVAIPGSYNGDLDYKKGDRAWAR is encoded by the coding sequence ATGCAAAGACGAGAATTACTAAAAATGATTGCTGCAGCCACCGGCACTGCATTTATTGGTGGTCAATCTCTGGCTTATGACTTACGGCCAAAGGTATCTTTAACTGATACGAGCTTTAATCAAGAAGACGTTATCTTGTTCAACCAATTGGGAGAAACCATTATTCCGCAAACTGATACTCCTGGCGCGAAGCAAGCCAATGTAGGTCTAACCATAGCCATAATAATTACAGATTGTTATACGGCCGAAGAACAACAGATATTTAAAAAAGGGCTTATAGAGATTGAAAAACAAGCTAGTGATGAATTTAATCAAGCCTTCCTTCTTCTTAGTGCAAATCAGCAAACGCAGTTACTCACTAAACTCGACACCGAAGCTAAACAATATATTCATCAAAACAAACAACAAATAGCGAATAAATCCGTTCCTATTCACTATTTTACGATGCTCAAACAATTAGTTTTGTTTAGTTTTTTTAGCTCTGAATTGGCAGCAACAAAAGTCTTACGCCATGTAGCGATCCCAGGATCTTATAACGGCGATTTGGATTATAAAAAAGGAGATAGAGCATGGGCCAGATAA
- a CDS encoding DUF1080 domain-containing protein, protein MGQITPKTEYLFISCFSKIPLMLAIGFALSGGQSIAGEAPIEPWQQAEKTEVWKPVPKVISAPENRPPSDAIVLFDGTDLSRWRSLSNEDAKWIVENGSLTVNPGAGDIKTVKEFCDIQLHLEWKTPTEVARLEGQQRHNSGVFLQQRYEIQILDSYNNQTYANGQAASVYKQSIPLVNAMRPAGQWQVYDIIYKAPKFNGDRLTSPAFITVLHNGVVVQNHTEIKGKTEWIGAPSYEAHGCAPIQLQDHGNKVSFRNIWLRELKNTP, encoded by the coding sequence ATGGGCCAGATAACCCCAAAAACAGAATATTTATTCATTTCCTGTTTTTCAAAAATCCCCCTAATGCTTGCGATAGGCTTTGCTCTTTCTGGGGGCCAAAGTATTGCTGGTGAAGCGCCTATTGAACCTTGGCAACAAGCTGAAAAAACCGAGGTTTGGAAGCCTGTCCCTAAGGTTATTTCGGCACCAGAGAATCGTCCACCTTCCGATGCAATTGTATTATTTGACGGGACTGATTTGTCTAGATGGCGATCTTTATCTAATGAAGATGCTAAATGGATAGTTGAAAATGGCAGCTTGACTGTTAATCCTGGAGCAGGAGACATTAAAACTGTAAAAGAATTTTGCGATATTCAATTGCATTTAGAGTGGAAAACGCCAACAGAAGTAGCGAGGCTTGAGGGACAACAACGCCACAACAGTGGTGTTTTTTTGCAGCAAAGATATGAAATTCAAATATTAGATTCATACAACAATCAAACTTATGCAAATGGACAAGCAGCTAGCGTCTATAAACAAAGTATACCATTGGTTAATGCAATGCGACCTGCAGGTCAATGGCAGGTGTATGACATCATTTATAAGGCCCCAAAATTTAATGGGGATAGATTAACTTCTCCTGCTTTTATTACGGTTTTACATAACGGAGTTGTTGTACAAAACCACACCGAAATAAAAGGTAAAACAGAATGGATTGGAGCACCAAGTTATGAGGCTCATGGCTGCGCACCAATTCAATTACAAGACCACGGAAATAAAGTCAGTTTCAGAAATATTTGGCTTAGAGAATTAAAAAATACACCTTAA